From Flavobacterium arcticum, the proteins below share one genomic window:
- the pyrF gene encoding orotidine-5'-phosphate decarboxylase: MTTEQLYNQIQQKKSFLCIGLDTDMERIPKHLLATEDPIFEFNKAIIDATHDLAVSYKPNTAFYEAHGLKGWHSLEKTIDYLNQKHPEVFTIADAKRGDIGNTSAMYAKAFLQDMNFDSVTVAPYMGKDSVSPFLAVKDKFTILLALTSNEGAFDFQIQKTDDDELYKTVLKTSQTWENSENLMYVVGATKAEYFKEIRKIVPDNFLLVPGVGAQGGSLQEVCKYGMNDKVGLLINSSRGIIYASNKEGFAEKAREEALKIQEQMAQLLS; encoded by the coding sequence ATGACAACAGAACAACTATATAATCAAATACAACAAAAAAAATCTTTCTTGTGTATAGGGCTTGATACCGATATGGAGCGCATACCAAAGCACTTGCTGGCAACGGAAGACCCTATATTTGAATTTAATAAAGCTATTATAGATGCTACCCACGATTTGGCTGTGTCTTATAAGCCTAATACTGCCTTTTATGAAGCCCACGGGTTGAAAGGTTGGCATTCTTTAGAAAAAACAATTGACTACTTAAATCAAAAGCACCCCGAAGTATTTACCATTGCCGATGCTAAGCGTGGCGATATTGGGAATACATCGGCTATGTATGCTAAGGCATTTTTACAGGATATGAATTTCGATTCGGTGACGGTTGCGCCATATATGGGGAAAGATAGTGTATCGCCTTTTTTAGCGGTAAAAGATAAGTTTACCATATTGCTTGCCTTAACGTCGAATGAAGGAGCTTTCGATTTTCAGATACAAAAAACAGATGATGACGAATTGTACAAAACAGTACTAAAAACATCGCAAACATGGGAGAATAGCGAAAACCTTATGTATGTAGTTGGGGCTACCAAAGCAGAATATTTTAAAGAAATAAGAAAAATAGTACCCGATAATTTTTTACTTGTACCTGGTGTTGGCGCACAAGGAGGAAGCCTGCAAGAGGTTTGTAAATATGGTATGAACGATAAGGTAGGACTTTTAATAAACTCATCACGTGGTATTATTTATGCTTCTAACAAAGAGGGTTTTGCCGAGAAAGCACGCGAAGAGGCTTTAAAAATACAAGAACAAATGGCACAGTTACTTTCGTAA
- a CDS encoding pentapeptide repeat-containing protein, translated as MEIIADETFAKIDYTTQKLERAEYENCTFINCDFSNADINQIQFNECHFENCNLSMAQTGHTSFREVTFKKCKMLGVNFSNCDTFLLSFAFDDCVLDLASFYGLKLKNTQFINCNLKEVDFTEATLNNAVFDGSNLVQAVFGNTNLEKSDFRTAINYSIDPEINRIKKAKFSLPAITGLLDKYNIDIQ; from the coding sequence GTGGAAATAATAGCAGACGAAACATTTGCCAAAATAGATTATACTACCCAAAAACTTGAAAGAGCAGAATATGAAAATTGTACCTTTATAAATTGCGATTTTTCGAATGCAGATATTAATCAAATACAATTCAATGAATGTCATTTCGAAAATTGTAACCTTAGTATGGCGCAGACTGGGCATACTTCTTTTAGAGAAGTAACTTTCAAAAAATGTAAAATGCTAGGGGTAAACTTTAGTAATTGTGATACATTTTTACTCTCTTTCGCTTTTGATGATTGTGTTTTAGACCTTGCTTCTTTTTATGGCTTAAAGCTAAAAAACACCCAGTTTATAAACTGTAATCTTAAAGAAGTAGATTTTACCGAAGCTACATTAAATAACGCAGTATTTGATGGTAGTAATCTTGTACAAGCTGTTTTTGGGAATACTAATTTAGAGAAATCAGATTTTCGTACAGCTATTAATTATTCTATAGACCCCGAAATAAACCGTATTAAAAAAGCTAAATTCTCTTTGCCTGCTATTACAGGGTTATTAGATAAATACAACATTGATATACAATAA
- a CDS encoding NAD(P)/FAD-dependent oxidoreductase encodes MENKYEVIIVGGSYAGLSAAMALGRASRKTLIIDSGKPCNRKTPHSHNFITHDGETPAAIAKKAKDQVLKYPTVQFVNDKAIDVKRIENGFIITTENNNAYQSKKILFATGVYDIMPNIDGFSECWGISVIHCPYCHGYEVKGQKTAILANGDVAYHYSMLLQQWTKDMTILTNGKAEFNDEQLTKLKNNNISIIESTVAQLIHKQGQLECVVFSDGTSHNFPVMYARPEFKQHCDITEKMNLLNDTGFINVDEMHHTGAEGLYAAGDCTTPMRSVATAVASGMKAGAVINNDMALETF; translated from the coding sequence ATGGAAAATAAATATGAAGTAATAATAGTTGGTGGCAGCTATGCAGGGTTATCAGCAGCAATGGCATTAGGGCGTGCATCTCGAAAAACTCTAATAATAGATAGTGGTAAACCATGCAACAGGAAAACACCACATTCGCACAACTTTATAACTCATGATGGCGAAACACCTGCTGCTATTGCCAAAAAAGCAAAAGATCAGGTTTTAAAATATCCTACAGTACAGTTTGTTAATGATAAAGCCATTGACGTTAAACGAATTGAGAATGGTTTTATAATTACTACTGAAAACAATAATGCTTATCAATCGAAAAAAATATTATTTGCTACAGGAGTATATGACATAATGCCAAATATTGATGGATTTTCAGAATGTTGGGGAATATCAGTAATACATTGCCCTTATTGTCATGGTTATGAAGTAAAGGGACAAAAAACAGCTATACTAGCCAATGGCGATGTAGCCTATCATTATTCGATGTTATTACAGCAATGGACAAAAGATATGACGATTTTAACCAATGGAAAAGCTGAATTTAATGATGAGCAATTAACAAAACTAAAAAACAATAATATATCAATTATAGAAAGTACTGTAGCGCAATTGATACACAAACAAGGACAACTAGAGTGTGTTGTATTTAGTGATGGGACTAGCCACAACTTCCCTGTAATGTATGCTCGCCCTGAATTTAAACAGCATTGCGACATTACCGAAAAAATGAATTTACTTAATGATACTGGCTTTATTAACGTGGATGAAATGCACCATACCGGTGCAGAAGGATTGTATGCTGCAGGCGATTGTACTACACCTATGCGTTCGGTAGCAACAGCAGTAGCTTCGGGCATGAAGGCAGGGGCTGTTATTAATAACGATATGGCACTAGAAACATTTTAG
- a CDS encoding ABC transporter substrate-binding protein — protein sequence MKTYTDQIGNTITLDAVPQRIVSLVPSQTELLFDLGLEDRIVGVTKFCVHPYHLKSTKKIIGGTKKVHIEKIKLLKPDIIIANKEENTEEIVTALQEIAPVWVSNIITIQDNLDMITQLGQLFAVRTQAQQWIDKINFALADFKIFMQDREVQKAAYFIWKNPYMAAGGDNFINEMLKLNNFTNIYEDRGRYPEIIIQKIRIQGDPDVVFLSSEPYPFKEEDAFEIGRFTHHAKTVFVDGEMFSWYGSRMVKAFPYFKQLQQRLE from the coding sequence ATGAAAACATATACCGACCAAATAGGTAATACTATAACACTTGATGCTGTGCCACAACGTATTGTATCATTAGTGCCGTCGCAAACAGAGTTGTTATTTGATCTTGGTTTAGAGGACAGGATTGTAGGAGTCACAAAATTTTGTGTACATCCATATCATCTTAAATCGACTAAAAAAATAATAGGAGGGACTAAAAAAGTACATATTGAAAAAATAAAGTTGCTAAAGCCTGATATTATTATTGCTAATAAGGAAGAGAATACCGAAGAAATAGTAACAGCATTACAAGAGATAGCACCTGTATGGGTTAGTAATATTATAACAATACAGGATAACCTTGATATGATTACTCAACTTGGGCAACTATTTGCTGTGCGTACTCAAGCGCAACAGTGGATTGATAAAATAAACTTTGCATTAGCTGACTTTAAAATTTTTATGCAAGATAGAGAGGTGCAAAAAGCAGCTTATTTTATTTGGAAAAACCCTTATATGGCAGCAGGAGGCGATAACTTCATAAATGAAATGCTAAAGCTAAATAACTTTACTAATATTTATGAAGATAGGGGTAGGTACCCTGAGATTATTATTCAAAAGATACGTATACAGGGTGACCCAGATGTAGTATTCCTTTCGTCAGAACCATATCCTTTTAAAGAAGAGGATGCTTTTGAAATAGGGCGATTTACGCACCATGCTAAAACGGTGTTTGTAGATGGTGAAATGTTTTCTTGGTATGGTAGCCGTATGGTAAAAGCTTTTCCGTATTTCAAGCAACTACAGCAAAGGTTAGAATAG
- a CDS encoding AraC family transcriptional regulator, which translates to MEYKTYMPCKELAKQVKLYWSLETKDNDASHERERIFPDGCIELIFNYGDRFKKYETNGEFHLQPYNFIHGQLKTYFELQATGKIGIFSARFHPAGLQPFINFNVDSFTDSTLTVSEVWEQGGEILAIEMLYCATHKERIKTLENFLINKKQILKIDNTPVEHCVNSILKTIGAITIESLSVELSISKRQLERRFIAAVGISPKLLARIVRFQHVLQLIESKTFKSFTTVAYEGGFYDQAHFIKDFKDFTGLNPKKYFSENLEMVKHFSFDE; encoded by the coding sequence ATGGAATACAAAACCTATATGCCCTGTAAAGAACTCGCTAAGCAAGTAAAACTTTATTGGAGTCTTGAAACCAAAGATAATGATGCTTCGCATGAACGTGAGCGTATTTTTCCCGATGGTTGTATAGAGCTTATTTTCAACTATGGTGACAGATTCAAAAAATATGAGACCAATGGCGAATTTCATTTACAACCTTACAATTTTATTCACGGGCAGTTAAAAACATATTTTGAGTTACAGGCTACTGGCAAAATCGGTATTTTTAGTGCTCGTTTTCACCCAGCAGGGTTACAACCTTTTATTAATTTTAATGTAGATAGTTTTACTGACAGTACCTTAACCGTTAGTGAGGTTTGGGAACAGGGAGGAGAAATACTAGCAATCGAGATGCTATATTGTGCTACGCACAAAGAACGAATTAAAACGCTAGAAAACTTCTTGATAAACAAAAAACAGATTTTAAAAATTGATAACACTCCTGTAGAACACTGCGTTAATAGCATACTAAAAACAATAGGAGCTATAACTATCGAAAGCTTATCAGTAGAACTGAGTATTAGTAAACGACAACTAGAAAGACGGTTTATAGCAGCCGTAGGCATTTCGCCAAAATTATTAGCGCGCATAGTACGATTTCAGCATGTACTTCAATTAATAGAAAGTAAAACCTTTAAAAGTTTTACAACAGTAGCCTATGAAGGTGGCTTTTATGATCAGGCACATTTTATTAAGGACTTTAAAGATTTCACAGGATTAAACCCAAAAAAATATTTCTCTGAAAATCTAGAAATGGTAAAACATTTTAGCTTTGATGAGTAA
- the prfA gene encoding peptide chain release factor 1: MLDRLQYIKQRFDEVSDLIIQPDIISDQKRYVQLNKEYKDLKALVEKRDEYVALTDNIKEANEIIADGRDAEMTEMAKMQLEEAKDRLPKLEEEIKFMLIPKDPEDAKNVMVEIRAGAGGDEASIFAGDLFRMYTKYCEGRGWRTSVVDMNEGTSGGFKEVIFDVTGEDVYGTLKFEAGVHRVQRVPQTETQGRVHTSAATVMVLPEAEDFDVQIDMNDVRVDFFCSSGPGGQSVNTTKSAVRLTHVPTGLVAQCQDQKSQHKNKDKALQVLRSRLYEMELAKKQEADAAKRTSQVSSGDRSAKIRTYNYPQGRVTEHRIGLTLYDLDGVMNGNIQKIVEELQLVNNTEKLKESEVF, encoded by the coding sequence ATGTTAGATAGATTACAATATATAAAGCAGCGTTTTGATGAGGTATCCGACCTTATAATTCAACCAGATATTATATCTGACCAGAAACGCTATGTGCAGTTAAATAAAGAGTATAAAGACCTAAAAGCATTAGTAGAAAAGCGTGATGAGTATGTAGCGCTTACTGATAATATAAAAGAGGCAAACGAAATTATAGCTGATGGTAGGGATGCAGAAATGACCGAAATGGCAAAAATGCAACTCGAAGAAGCAAAAGATAGACTACCAAAACTTGAAGAAGAAATCAAGTTTATGTTGATACCTAAAGATCCTGAAGACGCTAAAAATGTAATGGTAGAGATACGTGCCGGAGCTGGTGGCGACGAAGCTAGTATATTTGCAGGCGATTTGTTCAGGATGTACACTAAATACTGCGAGGGAAGAGGTTGGAGAACTAGTGTAGTTGATATGAACGAAGGTACATCGGGTGGTTTTAAAGAGGTTATTTTTGATGTTACTGGAGAAGATGTATATGGCACACTAAAGTTTGAAGCAGGCGTACACCGTGTACAACGTGTACCACAAACCGAAACACAAGGGCGTGTGCATACATCGGCAGCGACTGTTATGGTATTGCCAGAAGCAGAAGATTTTGATGTACAAATTGATATGAACGATGTTCGTGTCGATTTCTTCTGTTCATCAGGACCTGGAGGACAATCCGTAAATACTACTAAATCGGCGGTACGTTTAACACACGTTCCTACAGGATTAGTAGCACAGTGTCAAGACCAGAAGTCGCAACATAAAAATAAAGATAAAGCATTACAAGTACTACGTTCTCGACTGTATGAGATGGAACTTGCTAAAAAGCAAGAAGCAGATGCTGCCAAGCGTACATCTCAGGTGAGTAGTGGTGACCGTTCGGCTAAAATCCGTACGTATAACTACCCACAAGGACGTGTTACTGAACACAGAATAGGATTAACATTATATGACCTTGATGGTGTTATGAATGGTAATATTCAAAAAATTGTTGAGGAGTTGCAACTCGTAAACAATACAGAGAAACTAAAAGAAAGCGAAGTTTTCTAA
- a CDS encoding DUF6265 family protein, with translation MKTKILLCAAILCSTIACKNKKEDASAKTYKQIKKVSWLIGNWGATSNQGTLIENWQKTNDSVYNGQSFFIIENDTVFAEHIALEEVNGKLTYIVNVSGQNNNKPVRFEMTSITNNQIIFENPEHDFPTKIIYNNVTNDSLVAEISGIKNGKPNSQKFTMARQ, from the coding sequence ATGAAAACAAAAATACTTTTATGTGCTGCTATATTATGCAGTACTATAGCTTGCAAAAACAAAAAAGAAGATGCATCTGCTAAAACTTATAAGCAAATAAAAAAAGTAAGTTGGCTAATTGGTAATTGGGGCGCTACATCTAATCAAGGTACTCTAATAGAGAATTGGCAAAAAACAAATGACTCTGTTTATAATGGGCAAAGCTTTTTTATAATTGAAAATGATACTGTTTTTGCCGAACATATAGCACTAGAAGAAGTAAACGGAAAACTAACCTATATTGTAAATGTATCAGGGCAAAATAATAATAAACCTGTAAGATTTGAAATGACTTCTATAACTAACAATCAAATTATTTTTGAAAATCCTGAACATGACTTCCCTACTAAAATAATATATAACAACGTGACTAACGACTCGTTAGTCGCAGAGATATCAGGCATAAAAAATGGAAAGCCTAATTCACAAAAGTTTACTATGGCTAGACAGTAA
- a CDS encoding Fur family transcriptional regulator: protein MKRRSTPAKKAVIELLKSSGTALSQEMIEAQITEKMDRVTIYRVLNSFCEDGITHRILSDEGKYYFALCLDCKEDSHNHEHFHFRCVECQKVECLPQPVIVNLPKGYVQENTTGWVTGYCNNCN, encoded by the coding sequence ATGAAAAGAAGATCGACGCCCGCAAAAAAAGCTGTAATAGAATTGCTTAAATCATCAGGTACAGCACTAAGTCAAGAAATGATAGAAGCTCAGATTACTGAGAAAATGGATAGGGTTACTATATACCGTGTGCTTAATAGTTTTTGTGAAGATGGTATTACCCACCGTATATTATCTGATGAAGGTAAATATTATTTTGCGTTATGTTTAGACTGTAAAGAAGATAGCCATAACCACGAACATTTCCATTTTAGATGTGTTGAATGCCAAAAAGTAGAGTGTTTGCCACAGCCCGTTATTGTAAATTTACCAAAAGGATATGTACAAGAAAATACTACAGGTTGGGTTACGGGTTATTGCAATAATTGCAACTAA